From Halorubrum salinarum, the proteins below share one genomic window:
- a CDS encoding multicopper oxidase domain-containing protein: protein MTHAGSDSDGGFARRTILQAAGLSGVAGLAGCMSQTVSTAATGDGAEPTQTDDDGPALPETGSPEVVDLDERGREVTLRSVHARHAAHPGGSLGGPVEMPVTWAFQADDGTPSVPGPVLRATEGDDLSITLDNTDGEMPHTLHFHGVSKSWKDDGVPSTTGITVMPGEKHTYEIGADVPGTHLYHCHFNTPMHMDMGMYGILRIDPEGYDEADVERFMTLKDWDTRLSRSYGGEDATYDIENRRPDAFTINGRVAPYTFNPDRGSPIVVSEGDTVRLHMVNAGFMSHPMHTHNHRFRTVEKDGAAYPEVMQLPEDVVNVAPAERYTVEFEADADPGIYPMHCHKVDHVRNGGVYPGGMLTAIVYEQAMGTDVFADLMEKAGYEL, encoded by the coding sequence ATGACCCACGCTGGTTCCGACTCCGACGGCGGCTTCGCGCGGCGAACGATCCTCCAGGCGGCGGGGCTCTCGGGCGTCGCCGGGCTGGCGGGCTGTATGAGCCAGACGGTCTCCACCGCCGCGACCGGCGACGGCGCGGAGCCGACGCAGACGGACGACGACGGGCCCGCGCTCCCCGAGACGGGGTCGCCGGAGGTCGTCGACCTCGACGAGCGCGGCCGCGAGGTGACGCTGCGCTCGGTCCACGCCCGACACGCGGCCCACCCCGGCGGCTCGCTCGGGGGGCCGGTCGAGATGCCGGTGACGTGGGCGTTCCAGGCCGACGACGGCACGCCGAGCGTCCCCGGGCCGGTCCTCCGCGCGACCGAGGGCGACGACCTGTCGATCACGCTCGACAACACCGACGGGGAGATGCCCCACACGCTCCACTTCCACGGCGTCTCGAAGTCGTGGAAGGACGACGGCGTCCCGTCGACGACCGGGATCACGGTGATGCCCGGCGAGAAACACACCTACGAGATCGGCGCCGACGTGCCCGGCACCCACCTCTACCACTGCCACTTCAACACCCCGATGCACATGGACATGGGGATGTACGGGATCCTCCGTATCGACCCCGAGGGGTACGACGAAGCCGACGTGGAGCGGTTCATGACGCTGAAAGACTGGGACACGCGGCTCTCCCGGTCGTACGGCGGCGAGGACGCGACCTACGACATCGAGAACCGGCGGCCGGACGCGTTCACGATCAACGGCCGCGTCGCGCCGTACACGTTCAACCCCGACCGCGGCTCGCCGATCGTCGTCAGCGAGGGCGACACGGTGCGGCTCCACATGGTCAACGCCGGGTTCATGTCGCACCCGATGCACACGCACAACCACCGGTTCCGCACCGTCGAGAAGGACGGCGCCGCGTACCCCGAGGTGATGCAGCTCCCGGAGGACGTGGTGAACGTCGCGCCCGCGGAGCGGTACACCGTCGAGTTCGAGGCCGACGCGGACCCCGGCATCTACCCGATGCACTGCCACAAGGTCGACCACGTCCGGAACGGCGGGGTCTACCCCGGCGGGATGCTCACCGCCATCGTCTACGAGCAGGCGATGGGGACCGACGTGTTCGCGGACCTCATGGAGAAGGCGGGCTACGAGCTCTGA
- a CDS encoding ABC transporter ATP-binding protein, whose protein sequence is MSDPLLSVDGLKKYYADDSSIVDRLLGQESSSVKAVDGVSFDVREGETLGLVGESGCGKSTTGETVLRLREPTAGEITFDGTDVRAMTDRDLNEFRRRAQIVFQDPFSSLDPRMTTGDIITEGLRIHDVADREQRRETARELLERVGLSADQMDRYPHEFSGGQRQRIGIARALALDPDFVVLDEPVSALDVSVQAQILNLLEDLQDDFGLTFLFIAHNLGVVRHVCDRVAVMYLGEIVEIGPVEEIFDDPAHPYTKALLSSVPRASTEARDEEFETLRGDVPSPRNPPAGCRFHTRCPEARAACRESAPPGYDVGDGRTATCFRADDGHAYWDSEPIGENAAAGDESDAPAGEPADD, encoded by the coding sequence ATGAGCGACCCGCTGCTCTCCGTCGACGGGCTGAAGAAGTACTACGCGGACGACTCGTCGATCGTCGACCGCCTGCTCGGGCAGGAATCGTCGAGCGTGAAGGCGGTCGACGGCGTCTCCTTCGACGTGCGCGAGGGTGAGACGCTGGGGCTCGTCGGCGAGTCCGGCTGCGGGAAGTCGACGACCGGCGAGACGGTGCTGCGCCTGCGCGAGCCGACCGCCGGCGAGATCACCTTCGACGGGACCGACGTTCGGGCGATGACCGACCGCGACCTGAACGAGTTCCGCCGGCGCGCCCAGATCGTGTTCCAGGACCCGTTCTCCAGCCTCGACCCGCGGATGACCACCGGCGACATCATCACGGAGGGGCTCCGCATCCACGACGTCGCCGATCGGGAACAGCGCCGCGAGACGGCCCGCGAACTGCTCGAACGGGTCGGCCTCTCCGCCGACCAGATGGACCGGTACCCGCACGAGTTCTCGGGCGGGCAGCGCCAGCGCATCGGGATCGCCCGGGCGCTCGCCCTGGACCCCGACTTCGTCGTCCTCGACGAGCCGGTGTCGGCGCTGGACGTGAGCGTTCAGGCGCAGATCCTGAACCTGCTCGAAGACCTCCAGGACGACTTCGGGCTCACGTTCCTGTTCATCGCGCACAACCTCGGCGTGGTGCGGCACGTCTGCGACCGCGTCGCGGTGATGTACCTCGGCGAGATCGTCGAGATCGGGCCGGTGGAGGAGATCTTCGACGACCCCGCGCACCCGTACACGAAGGCGCTGCTGTCGAGCGTCCCGCGCGCGAGCACGGAGGCGCGCGACGAGGAGTTCGAGACGCTCCGCGGCGACGTGCCCTCGCCGCGGAACCCGCCGGCGGGCTGCCGGTTCCACACCCGCTGCCCGGAGGCGCGCGCGGCCTGCCGCGAGTCGGCGCCGCCGGGGTACGACGTGGGCGACGGCCGGACGGCGACCTGCTTCCGCGCGGACGACGGCCACGCCTACTGGGACAGCGAGCCGATCGGCGAGAACGCGGCGGCCGGCGACGAGTCGGACGCGCCCGCCGGGGAGCCGGCGGACGACTGA
- a CDS encoding polyprenyl synthetase family protein, whose amino-acid sequence MEYLERRVGLVEDRIESVIDGVEPEELSDEVGHVVLAGGKRVRPAVTVLACEAFDGDPEEAVDFAAGIEFVHNASLVIDDIIDRSEVRRGTDAAWAEFGYGPAIIASDGLLGEAFALFSTDPRAMRTVAEAMVELGEGEATELAARPTNEDEYMELARRKTGALFRAAAELGAVAGGAEPHAIDSFGEYAERVGVAFQMRDDVLDATADADDLGKPTGQDAEMDRPSVLQVTSLSPEEINERARAESERALAALDDADPPETEAIEYLRDLAEFVVVRER is encoded by the coding sequence ATGGAGTACCTGGAGCGTCGGGTCGGGCTCGTCGAAGACCGGATCGAGTCGGTCATCGACGGCGTCGAGCCCGAGGAGCTGTCCGACGAGGTCGGGCACGTCGTCCTCGCGGGCGGCAAGCGCGTCCGGCCCGCGGTGACCGTCCTCGCCTGCGAGGCGTTCGACGGCGACCCCGAGGAGGCGGTCGACTTCGCGGCCGGCATCGAGTTCGTCCACAACGCCTCGCTCGTGATCGACGACATCATCGACCGCTCGGAGGTCCGCCGCGGCACCGACGCCGCCTGGGCCGAGTTCGGCTACGGGCCCGCGATCATCGCCAGCGACGGCCTGCTCGGCGAGGCGTTCGCGCTGTTCTCGACGGACCCGCGCGCGATGCGCACCGTCGCCGAGGCGATGGTCGAACTCGGCGAGGGCGAGGCGACGGAGCTGGCGGCGCGCCCGACGAACGAAGACGAGTACATGGAGCTCGCGCGCCGGAAGACGGGCGCGCTGTTCCGGGCCGCCGCCGAGCTGGGCGCGGTCGCCGGCGGCGCCGAGCCGCACGCGATCGACTCGTTCGGCGAGTACGCCGAGCGCGTCGGCGTCGCCTTCCAGATGCGCGACGACGTGTTAGACGCCACCGCCGACGCCGACGACCTCGGCAAGCCGACCGGGCAGGACGCCGAGATGGACCGCCCGTCGGTGCTCCAGGTCACGTCGCTGTCGCCCGAGGAGATCAACGAGCGCGCCCGGGCGGAGTCGGAGCGCGCGCTGGCCGCGCTCGACGACGCCGACCCGCCCGAGACGGAGGCGATCGAGTACCTCCGCGACCTCGCGGAGTTCGTCGTCGTCCGCGAGCGGTAA
- a CDS encoding ABC transporter ATP-binding protein — protein MSDAERSPDDLAAATDGGASDAATADAVGAAGAAPTGLPAADDVLSVRDLSTRFFTEEGQINAVESVSFDLREDEILGVVGESGSGKSVTALSLVDLVETPGRITAGEVWYRDPDLAEEFRGTEAVHVDGDHVDLRTVPPSVRRSLRGPSFSVIFQDPMSSFNPSITVGEQIAEAVEVQRRARANPRSTRSRTQGYGLGKYLLDGLVPGRDYTSEESMERAVELLGQVGIPDPEDRVDEYPGQFSGGMLQRAMIAQALAGEPDVLIADEPTTALDVTIQAQILNLLKEIQAERGMSIVLITHDLGVIAEMCDRVCVMYAGEVVERGTLDSVFEDTVHPYTQGLLGSIPDVDDPRPRLEPIAGNVPSLVDAEMGDRCYFADRCPKAMEACLDKPAEATVDAAADHGAKCVLAEREYDPADALPDDHFGGPGGEGE, from the coding sequence ATGAGCGACGCCGAGCGGTCGCCCGACGACCTCGCCGCGGCGACCGACGGCGGCGCGAGCGACGCCGCGACGGCCGACGCCGTCGGCGCTGCCGGCGCGGCCCCGACCGGGCTGCCCGCGGCCGACGACGTGCTGTCGGTCCGGGACCTCTCGACGCGCTTCTTCACCGAGGAGGGGCAGATCAACGCGGTGGAGTCGGTGTCGTTCGACCTCCGGGAAGACGAGATCCTCGGCGTCGTCGGCGAGTCCGGGTCCGGCAAGTCCGTGACCGCGCTGTCGCTCGTCGACCTCGTCGAGACGCCCGGCCGTATCACGGCCGGCGAGGTCTGGTACCGCGACCCCGACCTCGCGGAGGAGTTCCGCGGGACGGAGGCGGTCCACGTCGACGGCGACCACGTCGACCTCCGGACGGTGCCGCCGAGCGTGCGCCGGTCGCTGCGCGGCCCCTCGTTCAGCGTCATCTTCCAGGACCCGATGAGCAGCTTCAACCCCTCGATCACGGTCGGCGAGCAGATCGCCGAGGCGGTCGAGGTGCAGCGCCGGGCGCGGGCGAACCCCCGCTCGACGCGCTCGCGGACGCAGGGGTACGGGCTCGGCAAGTACCTCCTCGACGGGCTCGTCCCCGGCCGCGACTACACGAGCGAGGAGAGCATGGAGCGGGCGGTCGAGCTGCTCGGGCAGGTCGGGATCCCCGACCCCGAGGACCGCGTCGACGAGTACCCCGGCCAGTTCTCCGGCGGGATGCTCCAGCGCGCGATGATCGCGCAGGCGCTCGCCGGCGAGCCGGACGTGCTGATCGCCGACGAGCCGACGACCGCGCTCGACGTGACGATCCAGGCGCAGATCCTGAACCTGCTGAAGGAGATCCAGGCCGAGCGCGGGATGAGCATCGTGCTCATCACCCACGACCTCGGCGTGATCGCGGAGATGTGCGACCGCGTCTGCGTGATGTACGCCGGCGAGGTCGTCGAGCGCGGCACGCTCGACTCCGTGTTCGAGGACACCGTCCACCCGTACACGCAGGGGCTGCTCGGCTCGATCCCCGACGTGGACGACCCGCGGCCGCGGCTCGAACCGATCGCGGGCAACGTCCCGAGCCTGGTCGACGCCGAGATGGGCGACCGGTGCTACTTCGCGGACCGGTGCCCGAAGGCGATGGAGGCGTGCCTCGACAAGCCCGCGGAGGCGACCGTCGACGCCGCCGCCGACCACGGCGCCAAGTGCGTCCTCGCCGAGCGGGAGTACGACCCGGCGGACGCGCTCCCGGACGACCACTTCGGCGGCCCCGGGGGTGAGGGCGAATGA
- a CDS encoding ABC transporter permease — translation MVSSRVIRNLKKEFRQSGLAKLGLALVVVIVLTAVFAPFVAPHNPTDQQLNESELPPLGFSQTAERTSSQMVDGEIQTVTEEVEITADPDHVFGTDGLGRDMFSRVVYGARTSLVVGVLGTLLAASIGVPVGLLAGYHRGRVDDALMRIADVSLAFPSLVLAVALIGLWGRAAVNVPDPFVVAGLAPEMPESFVLPITVVIVVGLVNWVWFARVARGEALSLRGQEYVKASRALGADDNTIIVRHILPNAITPIIVLGTVQVAAIILLESSLSFLGFSGTTLSWGFDIAQGRDYVSSGQWWIASIPGLAIMLSVIGINLLGDWLRDALDPGIEGEGGAA, via the coding sequence ATGGTCTCTTCACGTGTCATACGCAATCTCAAGAAGGAGTTCAGACAGAGCGGGCTCGCGAAACTCGGGCTGGCGCTCGTGGTGGTCATCGTGTTGACCGCCGTGTTCGCCCCGTTCGTCGCGCCCCACAACCCGACCGACCAACAGCTCAACGAGAGCGAGCTACCGCCGCTCGGCTTCTCGCAGACGGCCGAGCGGACCTCCTCGCAGATGGTCGACGGCGAGATCCAGACCGTCACCGAGGAGGTCGAGATCACGGCCGACCCGGACCACGTGTTCGGGACCGACGGGCTCGGCCGCGACATGTTCTCGCGGGTGGTGTACGGCGCTCGCACGTCGCTCGTCGTCGGCGTCCTCGGCACGCTCCTGGCGGCGTCGATCGGCGTGCCGGTCGGGCTGCTCGCCGGCTACCACCGCGGGCGCGTCGACGACGCGCTGATGCGGATCGCGGACGTGAGCCTCGCGTTCCCCTCGCTCGTGCTGGCGGTCGCGCTCATCGGGCTGTGGGGGCGCGCGGCGGTGAACGTCCCCGACCCGTTCGTCGTCGCCGGGCTCGCGCCGGAGATGCCCGAGAGCTTCGTGTTGCCGATAACGGTGGTGATCGTCGTCGGCCTCGTCAACTGGGTGTGGTTCGCCCGCGTCGCCCGCGGGGAGGCGCTCTCCTTGCGCGGGCAGGAGTACGTGAAGGCGTCGCGCGCCCTCGGGGCCGACGACAACACGATCATCGTCCGCCACATCCTCCCGAACGCGATCACGCCGATCATCGTCCTCGGGACCGTACAGGTGGCGGCGATCATCCTCCTGGAGAGCTCGCTGTCGTTCCTCGGCTTCTCGGGGACGACGCTGTCGTGGGGCTTCGACATCGCGCAGGGGCGCGACTACGTCTCCTCCGGGCAGTGGTGGATCGCCTCCATCCCCGGGCTCGCGATCATGCTGTCGGTGATCGGGATCAACCTGCTCGGCGACTGGCTGCGTGACGCCTTAGACCCCGGTATCGAGGGCGAAGGGGGTGCCGCATGA